A portion of the Betta splendens chromosome 2, fBetSpl5.4, whole genome shotgun sequence genome contains these proteins:
- the sf1 gene encoding splicing factor 1 isoform X2: MATGANATPLGKLHPSIGAKRGFDAGPGAGNGLMPTPGQSASFPALQGFQPPMSNASFPPPHQFNPAAGFASQPQPQPAAGGGMGKADFGQKKSRKRSRWSSETPDQKTVIPGMPTVIPPGLTRDQERAYIVQLQIEDLTRKLRTGDLGIPVNPEDRSPSPEPIYNSEGKRLNTREYRTRKKIEEERHSLITEMVGLNPDFKPPADYKPPATRVNDKVMIPQDEYPEINFVGLLIGPRGNTLKNIEKECCAKIMIRGKGSVKEGKVGRKDGQMLPGEDEPLHALVTANTMENVKKAVEQIRNILKQGIETPEDQNDLRKMQLRELARLNGTLREDDNRILRPWQNSEPRSITNTTLCTKCGGAGHISSDCKYTSTFAAHRPAGNEPPQSAQDKARMDKEYLSLMAELGEAPVSASGGGHSSTQGGAPRPSGPNNSQPPNRPPWMSTGPTENRNFHGMHGGPGGHGHSFPPPMPNMGGPPMPPNPNGLPPPWMQPPPPPMNQGPGPHGHPMGLLPPPMGMMPPPPPPPNNQPPPPPSGPLPPWQQQAPPPPPTSSMATSTPLPWQQNTTTTSSPGTGTLPPWQQPQQPAASGAQPPPPMSSPSMVPPPPGVQPPLPPGAPPPPPPPPPGTTGMMYAPPPPPPPMDPSNYVTMMGMGVPGMPPFGMPPAPPPPPPQN; encoded by the exons ATGGCTACGGGAGCAAATGCAACTCCTTTAGGGAAGTTGCACCCCAGTATTGGTGCTAAACGAGGATTTGACGCCGGGCCTGGTGCAGGGAACGGGTTGATGCCAACACCGGGGCAGTCCGCATCCTTCCCTGCCTTACAAGGATTCCAGCCTCCGATGTCTAACGCATCTTTTCCGCCGCCACATCAGTTCAACCCGGCAGCGGGTTTTGCGTCCCAGCCTCAACCGCAACCAGCTGCAGGGGGCGGAATGGGTAAAGCGG ATTTTGGGCAGAAAAAATCAAGGAAGAGGAGTCGCTGGAGCAGCGAGACGCCTGATCAGAAGACCGTCATTCCGGGTATGCCCACTGTCATCCCTCCTGGACTGACCAGAGATCAAGAGAGAGCCTATATAg TCCAACTGCAGATTGAAGACCTGACTCGTAAACTGCGTACAGGAGACCTGGGAATCCCTGTTAACCCTGAGGACAG ATCTCCCTCTCCAGAGCCCATCTACAACAGTGAGGGCAAGAGGTTAAACACCCGTGAATACCGCACACGGAAGAAGATTGAGGAGGAGCGCCACTCTCTCATCACTGAAATGGTTGGACTCAACCCTGACTTCAAACCTCCTGCAGACTACAA ACCTCCAGCTACAAGAGTCAATGATAAAGTTATGATCCCTCAAGATGAATACCCTGAAATCAACTTTGTTGGGCTGCTGATTGGCCCACG TGGTAATACGCTGAAGAACATTGAGAAGGAGTGTTGTGCTAAGATCATGATCCGTGGTAAAGGTTCTGTGAAGGAGGGAAAAGTAGGCCGAAAAGATGGACAGATGCTTCCAGGGGAGGATGAACCTTTGCACGCCCTGGTCACTGCCAACACGATGGAGAATGTTAAGAAAGCTGTGGAGCAA ATTCGCAACATCTTGAAGCAAGGCATTGAAACGCCAGAGGATCAGAATGACCTGAGAAAAATGCAGCTAAGGGAATTGGCCAGACTCAATGGCACTCTAAGGGAAGATGACAACAG AATCCTCCGTCCCTGGCAAAACTCCGAGCCCCGCAGCATCACCAACACCACACTCTGTACCAAGTGTGGTGGAGCGGGCCACATTTCCTCTGACTGCAAGTACACCAG CACATTTGCAGCCCACAGACCTGCAGGTAATGAACCTCCTCAATCAGCCCAAGACAAGGCTCGGATGGACAAGGAGTACCTGTCCCTTatggctgagctgggagaaGCTCCAGTTTCTGCATCTGGTGGAGGACACTCCAGCACCCAGGGAGGAGCGCCTCGGCCATCAGGCCCCAACAATAGCCAGCCACCG AACCGACCACCTTGGATGAGCACTGGCCCAACTGAGAACAGGAACTTCCATGGCATGCATGGAGGCCCTGGTGGCCACGGCCACAGCTTCCCCCCTCCTATGCCCAACATGGGAGGCCCACCCATGCCCCCCAATCCCAATGGTCTGCCTCCTCCATGGAtgcagccgcctcctccccccatgAACCAGGGTCCAGGACCTCATGGGCACCCCATGG GTCTGCTGCCTCCCCCAATGGGTATGAtgccacctccaccccctcctcccaacaaccagccacctcctcctccttctggtcCTTTgccaccatggcaacagcaggctcctcctccccctccaacTAGCAGCATGGCAACCAGTACACCGCTGCCTTGGCAACAGA ATACCACCACTACCTCCAGCCCTGGCACTGGCACCCTgcctccatggcaacagccacagcagcctgcAGCGTCTGGAGCCCAGCCCCCACCACCCATGTCCAGCCCATCCATGGTTCCACCTCCGCCTGGTGTCCAGCCCCCGTTGCCACCCGGtgcccctcctccaccacctccaccacctccaggcACAACTGGGATGATGTAtgccccaccaccacccccaccaccaatGGACCCTTCCAATTATGTCACAATGATGGGGATGGGGGTACCGGGCATGCCACCCTTTGGGATGCCTCctgcccccccacctccaccgccCCAGAATTAA
- the sf1 gene encoding splicing factor 1 isoform X1 produces the protein MATGANATPLGKLHPSIGAKRGFDAGPGAGNGLMPTPGQSASFPALQGFQPPMSNASFPPPHQFNPAAGFASQPQPQPAAGGGMGKADFGQKKSRKRSRWSSETPDQKTVIPGMPTVIPPGLTRDQERAYIVQLQIEDLTRKLRTGDLGIPVNPEDRSPSPEPIYNSEGKRLNTREYRTRKKIEEERHSLITEMVGLNPDFKPPADYKPPATRVNDKVMIPQDEYPEINFVGLLIGPRGNTLKNIEKECCAKIMIRGKGSVKEGKVGRKDGQMLPGEDEPLHALVTANTMENVKKAVEQIRNILKQGIETPEDQNDLRKMQLRELARLNGTLREDDNRILRPWQNSEPRSITNTTLCTKCGGAGHISSDCKYTSTFAAHRPAGNEPPQSAQDKARMDKEYLSLMAELGEAPVSASGGGHSSTQGGAPRPSGPNNSQPPQNRPPWMSTGPTENRNFHGMHGGPGGHGHSFPPPMPNMGGPPMPPNPNGLPPPWMQPPPPPMNQGPGPHGHPMGLLPPPMGMMPPPPPPPNNQPPPPPSGPLPPWQQQAPPPPPTSSMATSTPLPWQQNTTTTSSPGTGTLPPWQQPQQPAASGAQPPPPMSSPSMVPPPPGVQPPLPPGAPPPPPPPPPGTTGMMYAPPPPPPPMDPSNYVTMMGMGVPGMPPFGMPPAPPPPPPQN, from the exons ATGGCTACGGGAGCAAATGCAACTCCTTTAGGGAAGTTGCACCCCAGTATTGGTGCTAAACGAGGATTTGACGCCGGGCCTGGTGCAGGGAACGGGTTGATGCCAACACCGGGGCAGTCCGCATCCTTCCCTGCCTTACAAGGATTCCAGCCTCCGATGTCTAACGCATCTTTTCCGCCGCCACATCAGTTCAACCCGGCAGCGGGTTTTGCGTCCCAGCCTCAACCGCAACCAGCTGCAGGGGGCGGAATGGGTAAAGCGG ATTTTGGGCAGAAAAAATCAAGGAAGAGGAGTCGCTGGAGCAGCGAGACGCCTGATCAGAAGACCGTCATTCCGGGTATGCCCACTGTCATCCCTCCTGGACTGACCAGAGATCAAGAGAGAGCCTATATAg TCCAACTGCAGATTGAAGACCTGACTCGTAAACTGCGTACAGGAGACCTGGGAATCCCTGTTAACCCTGAGGACAG ATCTCCCTCTCCAGAGCCCATCTACAACAGTGAGGGCAAGAGGTTAAACACCCGTGAATACCGCACACGGAAGAAGATTGAGGAGGAGCGCCACTCTCTCATCACTGAAATGGTTGGACTCAACCCTGACTTCAAACCTCCTGCAGACTACAA ACCTCCAGCTACAAGAGTCAATGATAAAGTTATGATCCCTCAAGATGAATACCCTGAAATCAACTTTGTTGGGCTGCTGATTGGCCCACG TGGTAATACGCTGAAGAACATTGAGAAGGAGTGTTGTGCTAAGATCATGATCCGTGGTAAAGGTTCTGTGAAGGAGGGAAAAGTAGGCCGAAAAGATGGACAGATGCTTCCAGGGGAGGATGAACCTTTGCACGCCCTGGTCACTGCCAACACGATGGAGAATGTTAAGAAAGCTGTGGAGCAA ATTCGCAACATCTTGAAGCAAGGCATTGAAACGCCAGAGGATCAGAATGACCTGAGAAAAATGCAGCTAAGGGAATTGGCCAGACTCAATGGCACTCTAAGGGAAGATGACAACAG AATCCTCCGTCCCTGGCAAAACTCCGAGCCCCGCAGCATCACCAACACCACACTCTGTACCAAGTGTGGTGGAGCGGGCCACATTTCCTCTGACTGCAAGTACACCAG CACATTTGCAGCCCACAGACCTGCAGGTAATGAACCTCCTCAATCAGCCCAAGACAAGGCTCGGATGGACAAGGAGTACCTGTCCCTTatggctgagctgggagaaGCTCCAGTTTCTGCATCTGGTGGAGGACACTCCAGCACCCAGGGAGGAGCGCCTCGGCCATCAGGCCCCAACAATAGCCAGCCACCG CAGAACCGACCACCTTGGATGAGCACTGGCCCAACTGAGAACAGGAACTTCCATGGCATGCATGGAGGCCCTGGTGGCCACGGCCACAGCTTCCCCCCTCCTATGCCCAACATGGGAGGCCCACCCATGCCCCCCAATCCCAATGGTCTGCCTCCTCCATGGAtgcagccgcctcctccccccatgAACCAGGGTCCAGGACCTCATGGGCACCCCATGG GTCTGCTGCCTCCCCCAATGGGTATGAtgccacctccaccccctcctcccaacaaccagccacctcctcctccttctggtcCTTTgccaccatggcaacagcaggctcctcctccccctccaacTAGCAGCATGGCAACCAGTACACCGCTGCCTTGGCAACAGA ATACCACCACTACCTCCAGCCCTGGCACTGGCACCCTgcctccatggcaacagccacagcagcctgcAGCGTCTGGAGCCCAGCCCCCACCACCCATGTCCAGCCCATCCATGGTTCCACCTCCGCCTGGTGTCCAGCCCCCGTTGCCACCCGGtgcccctcctccaccacctccaccacctccaggcACAACTGGGATGATGTAtgccccaccaccacccccaccaccaatGGACCCTTCCAATTATGTCACAATGATGGGGATGGGGGTACCGGGCATGCCACCCTTTGGGATGCCTCctgcccccccacctccaccgccCCAGAATTAA